The following DNA comes from Deinococcus cellulosilyticus NBRC 106333 = KACC 11606.
CGGCCACCGTGCAACTCTGGCACCTGAATGGCGAAATTTTCATTGAAGTGAAAGCAGACACGGCCCTCTTGATCCACGAGGAGCACAAGACCATCCCCCTGCCCAGAGGCCTGTACAAAAGCTGGATGCAACGGGAGTACACCCCACAGGAAATCCGCAGGGTGCTCGACTGATGGGGATCTCTGCTGCAGAAGCAAAGCGCCTGATCCTGTCCGGGCAGGCTCCAGAGCATCTGGTGGTGCAGGGTGTTCTGGAATTTCAGGGGGAAAAACAACTCCGTTCCCTGCCAGCTTTTCTGACCTGTGACACCCTGGATGTGCGGGAATGTCCGAACCTGCATAGGCTGCCAGATGGTCTTTCTGCTGGAACCGTGCTGGCAGGATACACCCACCTGCAAAGCGTGCCAGACACCATCAAAGTGAAATTCAAACTGGATCTGGAAGGCTGCACCAGCCTGATCTCTCTGCCAGAAAGCCTCAAAGTGGGCTCCCTGATCCTGCGGGACTGCGTGAGCCTCAGGCAGCTTCCAGAAGGACTGGACGTGTATTTCCTGGATGTCAGTGGCTGCAGCGCCCTGGAACACCTGCCAGAACAGGCCAGGGTGCAGGGGGGCCATGTGGTTCTCAGAGGTTGCACCCGACTCAAAAGCCTCCCCTCCTGGCTGAACCGGGTGGCCCGACTCGACCTGCGTGGGTGTGAGCATCTGCACACCCTCCCTGAGACGCTGAAAGTCAGTGGCTGGATTGACCTTGCGGATTCTGGCATCACCTCCCTTCCCCACCATGGGCAGGTTCCACTGCGCTGGAAAGGGGTCCCGATTGAACCCCGCATTGCGTTTGATCCCGCATCGATCACCGGACAGGAGATCCTGGAGACCGACAACGCCGAACTGCGCCGCGTCAAACTGGAACGCATGGGCTACGAGAATTTCCTGGCAGAGGTCGATGCCCAGATTCTGGACCAGGATCAGGATGCAGGCGGGCCCCGCAAACTCCTGAAAGTTCCCCTGCCCGACGATGAGGATCTGGTGGCCCTGTGGGTCATCTGCCCTTCCACAGACCGCAACTACGTGATCCGGGTGCCGCCCAAAATGAAAACCGCCCATCAGGCGGCGGCATGGATTGCTGGCTTTGATGATCCGAAGCTGTATCAGCCGGTCATGGAGACCTGAAGAAGGCCGCAGGAATCCTCTCCAGCACCCCTCCTTCAAACACCGGGTAAAGCTCCAGTTCTTTCAGGTGCACATACCCGATGTGACAGTCACAAAAACGCCTGCTGCACGCCCTGGGTCTGAGCACCTCCTGCCAGTCCGGGGCGTGAATGTTTCCCAGCACCTGGTCCACAAAATGGCACCGCCGGATGTCTCCCTGTTCGTCCACGGTGATCACGGTTTCTCCAGCGAAACAGGCTTTGCCTCTGCTGGGGTACTGCCGGGTGTTTTGTTCAAAGAGGGGATCAATGCCTGTCAGGAAACCCACCTGCTCGGGGGTGTAGGGGTACATCTGGTGCCCTTTGTGGTAGGCATTCACCCACAGGTATACCTCCGCAGGCAGGGCCGCCCTGAGGGCCTCAATCTCTGCAAAATGGCCGGGCCTGCCCACCACACCCACACTGAACCTGACCCCAGTTTCCAGCAATGTCCGGGATTGCTGCAAAAATTTTTCTCTGGACACCTGGGACGGGTGGTAGGTGCACCAGAAAGCCAGCTTTTCGGTCTGGCAGTCCTGCAGGAAAGACAGTCTGCTGCTCAGGTTGGTCTGCATCACCACCTTCTGAACATGGGGAAGGTGCGAGAGTTCCATGATGGCCTGCTGGTATCGTGGAATGGGCAACGCTTCCCCCCACGGCGTGAAAAAGACGCTGAACTGCACCTGCTGTTCCCTCTTCACCCAGTCCAGAAACTGCTGGAGGCTTTCGGTGTCCTGAATGCGTTTTTCTGGAGTCTCGGGGCGTTTGGCAAAAGGGCAGTACGTGCAGGCGTAATTGCAGGTTTCCAGTGCCCCCCGGTACAGCACGGAGAGCTTCATTCCTCCCCCATCTCGAAAAACAGGTCCTGGTCCGAGAGCCACGCCTCAAACCAGTCTGTGAGGTTGGCGGTTTGCCACACCACGCAATCCTCTGCCGGGGTTTCGTCGTCCCAGGCATCCAGGTCCATGATGCCCACCTGTTCGGTCTGCAGGTTCAGGACCGAGTAGACCGTGCAACCCCAGTAGCAGAACAAGAGCAGGTGTTCCGGCCACCCCCGCTGCAGGAAATTCAGGTACATGGGGAGGATCTGGTCTGAAGTGGACACAAAAGCAGGATCTTTGAGGGGCATCAGGCCGTAACCCGGACCAAAATTCCCATCTCCGACCTGCGTGTACACCTGCCGAAAGACTTCGGGGAGGTCCACCCCCAGTTCCTGCTCCAGCTCAAACAGGCGTTCAGGGAGAAGGGGTGGGCTTGCCACATGCCGGATGGGAGGGTTCCATCCTTCATCCATGTTCTGGTCGGTGGCTTTCAGGGGGTCCAGGGCACGTTCTCTGAGGCGTTCAATCAGTGTCGTCATGTTTCACCTGAGGATGAAGTCAGACATGCGCTCCTGAATCCCGGGGGCATAGAACCAGGGGCCAATCACATCCGAGACCTCAAAGCCTTTCTCTGTGAGGGTCCAGAGGCCATCTGTGTTGCGGGCCAGCCCAAGGTCGATCAGGGCATTGATTTCAGGATAATCCTGCTGAAAAGGGGTACCAAACAGCGATTTGTAGTGGCCCTCACGGAGTCCTGAGGCGTGCAGAATGGATTGCAGAATGAAGCGGCGTCTGCGGGTGTCCAGATCGAGCTCAATGCCATAATTCACGTGTTCAAAAGATGCAGCATCCCTCTTCACGTAATCCCAGAGGATTTCCCTGACCCCACTGTGGCCCACGGCATACTCACTGGAGTAATGGAGGGTGCTGGTGTAGGAGCGTGCACCGCAGCCCAGACCCACCATGCCATCTTCCTGACAGCAGTAGACGGGAGCTGCAGTGTCTGCAGTGGGCTTGCGAAAGAAACGCATGCTCACCTGCTCGTAGCCCCGGGACAGCAGAAAATCT
Coding sequences within:
- a CDS encoding DUF6745 domain-containing protein, which translates into the protein MGISAAEAKRLILSGQAPEHLVVQGVLEFQGEKQLRSLPAFLTCDTLDVRECPNLHRLPDGLSAGTVLAGYTHLQSVPDTIKVKFKLDLEGCTSLISLPESLKVGSLILRDCVSLRQLPEGLDVYFLDVSGCSALEHLPEQARVQGGHVVLRGCTRLKSLPSWLNRVARLDLRGCEHLHTLPETLKVSGWIDLADSGITSLPHHGQVPLRWKGVPIEPRIAFDPASITGQEILETDNAELRRVKLERMGYENFLAEVDAQILDQDQDAGGPRKLLKVPLPDDEDLVALWVICPSTDRNYVIRVPPKMKTAHQAAAWIAGFDDPKLYQPVMET
- a CDS encoding STM4011 family radical SAM protein, which gives rise to MKLSVLYRGALETCNYACTYCPFAKRPETPEKRIQDTESLQQFLDWVKREQQVQFSVFFTPWGEALPIPRYQQAIMELSHLPHVQKVVMQTNLSSRLSFLQDCQTEKLAFWCTYHPSQVSREKFLQQSRTLLETGVRFSVGVVGRPGHFAEIEALRAALPAEVYLWVNAYHKGHQMYPYTPEQVGFLTGIDPLFEQNTRQYPSRGKACFAGETVITVDEQGDIRRCHFVDQVLGNIHAPDWQEVLRPRACSRRFCDCHIGYVHLKELELYPVFEGGVLERIPAAFFRSP
- a CDS encoding SMI1/KNR4 family protein; its protein translation is MTTLIERLRERALDPLKATDQNMDEGWNPPIRHVASPPLLPERLFELEQELGVDLPEVFRQVYTQVGDGNFGPGYGLMPLKDPAFVSTSDQILPMYLNFLQRGWPEHLLLFCYWGCTVYSVLNLQTEQVGIMDLDAWDDETPAEDCVVWQTANLTDWFEAWLSDQDLFFEMGEE